TTGGCGCCGAGGACCCCGGAACGGACGGTGGCCCCCGCCTGGCTGATGGTCCAGGCGTACGTGGCATCGTTCTGGTAGCCGTCAGTGGCGGTGGTGACGCGGATCAGCGATTCGCAGCTGATCAGGAAGCGCCACAGGGCGGTGTTGCTGTTCTCCGGGACCAGCAGGTAGATCTCCGCCCCGTCCTGCACCTGGCACTGCGACGGCAGGCCGCTGAGCGTGACCCGGTAGGTGGCCGGCTTCACCGGGACGATCACGGTGTCGCCCGGGGCCACCCGGCGGATCTCGTCGATGTGGAGGGTGCCGGAGATCTCGGTGATGCGATAGGTGTATTCGCGCCCGACATCGGTCCCCGGCTCGGCGGTGATCACCGGGACGATCGCGATGTAGGGTGGTTCGGCCGGGCCGGTGCTCTCGTCGCACCCGCCCAGCCCGAGCAGCAGGGTTCCGAGCAGCGCCGGCAGCAGCAGCCGGGTGGCCAGCCGTCCCAGCCACCGCCGCCGGCTCGTGGGGGGAAGCGGCGGCTGTCCGGCGCGGGGCAGCCAGCGGGGTCGGAGCGATTCCATGGGACACTCCTGCGAGCGAGACGGGGCGGCCGGTCCGGTACTCCGGGCCGACCGCCCTTGCCTTCGTGTGCGCGACATCGGCACGGGGTCGTGCCGCCTTACGGCGTGGTGGCGCTGGTCCAGGTGCGGGTCCAGCCGGCGTACCACGGGATGCCGCCCGAGGTCAGCGGGGCCACGGCGCCGCGGTAGTTCGCGGTGGCGTCGAAGTACCCGTCGTTCGGGGGGGTGATGCTGGTGCCCTGCGAGACCGCGGACGCGCTGACCGGACGGAAGTCCGGGGTGATGACGTTGTACGGCGCGATCAGCGGGTTGGTGGCCGCGGCCGTGTTGCCACGATCCACGTCGTTGAGGGCCTGTGCCTCGAGATCCGCGCCACCGGCGATGGTGTACGGCTGGCAGAGGAAGTCCGTGTCGGTGTTGCCGACGGCCACCACGTTGAACCAGGTAAAGGACTGGAACAGCACTTCGGTGTCGAGGTCGGCGCCCGATGGGCAGGTGGCCGCGTCGTCGATATCGAGGACGACCGGGTATCCGATCACCACGAAGTTGGAGAAGTCCGGCCAGGCGCCGCGACGCAGCTGGATCGCGTCGTTGACGTTGTTGCCGGCGGTGCCGCTGGTGCTGGACGGCGCCTCCGCGCCCACCATCGTGACGTTGTAGATCTGGGCGTTCACGCGGGGGGTGCTGTTGTACGTGGCCGCCACTTCGGTGTTGTCGATCTCGAAGGTCTTCTCCCCGTCCAGCGAGTCCTTCTGGCTGATCAGGAACTGGGCCTTGCCGCTCCACCCGGAGGCAAAGTCGAAGTCGTCGTCCGAGTTGGCGGTCATGACGATATTGCGGGTGTTGAACGTGCCGCCCCAGATCTCGAACCCGTCATCGAGGCCCGCATGCAGCTGGATGAACTCCAGCACGGTGCCGCTGCCCACGCCCCCGACCGTCAGGTTGTTGAGCTCGGTGTTGGCGGCAAAGGCGTACCCGCCGTACTCGATCTGGGCGTAGCGCACCACGCCGCTCGAGTCGGCATCGTTGCAGCCACCGAACCGGGTCTCGGACGGGGTGCCGGTGGTGCCCTCGAAGACCACCTCGAAGCAGCCACCGGTGGCCGCGCGCCCCGCGATCACCGGGCTGGTGAGCGCCGCCGACTGCGCCGCGTTGACCGACGCGTTGCCCATGATGGCCAGGCCGCCCCAGCAGCCCTTGAACTTGGGGGTCTGGTCGCAGGTCATGACGATCGGCTGCAGCGGGGTGCCCTGGGCGTCGATCCGGCCATCGCGCTCGATGATGAGCTCGGAGATCTGGAAGGTGCCGGCGCCGAGGTACATGCCCTCGATGCGGGTGCCGGGCTGGATGGTCAGGGTGGCGCCGCTGTTGACCTTCACCACGCCGTTGATCCGGTAGATCGTGTCGCTGAAGAAGGTGCGGTTGCTGGTGATGGCACCGGAGACCGTGGCGATGTTGGTCGTCAGCGGCGACCGGCCCGGAATGAGGTCGCAGACCACCGGGCGGAGGTTGCCCACCGCCTCGTTGGCGACGGCCTGGGCGTCCAGCACGTCGATCACCCGGGTGCCGCCCGCGCCCACGCCGGGGATCGGCGAGGAGTTCGGGGCCACGTTGCCCGCGACGACCGGGTCACGGGTGGGGAAGTCGGTGGCCAGCACGGAGTTGTTGCCGACGGCGATGTTGCCGATGTAGCTGGCGTCGAGCACGTTCACCGAGGTGCAGCTGGCGCCCGATTCCGCGCTCAGGTTGGCGTTGCCGTAGTGCAGGTTGGCCAGGTACTGCCCGGCCACGTGCGGCATCACCTTCCGCTCCTGCTTGACGACCTCCGGGTACAGCGCCTCGTTCCAGTCGGCCATCGACATGGCGCGGGCGGCCGACGGCAGCGCGAGGTCGGCCAGCTCGGCCGTGCCGGCGCGGGTGTAGCGGGCGATCTCCCGGGCGCCGTTGACGTCCGTCGCCATCTCCAGATCGAACTTCAGGGACTGGGTGTAGTCGCCGCCCTTGACCGCGAACACCAGCGTGCCGGAACGGCCGCCGATGCCGGTGCCGCCCTGGTAGCTGATGAGCTTGAGCTCACCGCGGGCGGCCTTCGTCGTGTTCAGGATGGTGACCTTGGCGCCCTCGGGCGCCTGGCCCACGAACTCGAGCCGGGAGGCGTCATAGGACAGCGTGCCCTGCAGGCCACCGAGGGCCTCGCGGCCTTCGGCCTGCACCGCCACGGCCACCTGCTGGCCGGCGCCGGCGTGCGCCGACGACACCGCGACACCGATCGCGAGGTCCGCGCCGGCCTGGTTGCCGCCCAGGGGGGTCAGATCATCCCCGGAGCAGGCGGAGAAAGCGGCTACCACGCCGGCGATCGCGACGACCGGGCGGACGTAGAGCCGGGTGAAGGACTTCTGCATGTGGGGCTTCTCCTGTAGGTCTGAACGGATGGGCGGACGCCCCACGGTGGGGCGCCCGCCTCCGTCCCGCCGGGTTACGGGATGTCGTTGCGCTGCGTGTTCGGCAGCAGGTCGGTGCCGTTGTCGCTGGCGGCCACGGTCAGCGTGGTCAGCGTGGTCAGGGCGCCGCTGCCCGCGTCGGTGAACGTGCAGGTGAGCACGCCCTGGACGCCGGTCTGGATGCCGGTGGTGGTGAAGTTCAGGAAGCCGATGGTACCGGCGGTGCTGGTGTTGAAGGTGCCGTTGGTCAGGCCCGAGCCGGACACGTTGCCGCACACCGGGGCGCTCAGGCGGGCGCTGTTGTAGGTGAACGAGCCCTGGATGGCGGAGATATCATCCGCGCCGGGGATCGCCGCGTCATCGCGGGTGGTCATGTCGATCGTGTAGCTGATCGTCACGGTCGCACCGTTGTCCACCGCGGTCCCGTTGTACTGATAGAACGCCGGCGGGGCCACGCAGGGCACGGTGAAGTTGACGGTCTGGCTGCCACCGTTGGTGAGGCCGGTGTACGAGCCCGCCGGGACCGCGGTGCAGCCGGCCGGCAGGTTGCCGAGGGCGACGGCGCCGTCCGCCGAGAGGTTGATCGGCACGCCGCTGATGCTCAGGGCGCCGGTGCTGGTGACGTTCCCCGAGACCGCGCTGCCGCCCGTCGGGGTGGCGCTCACGGTGATGCCGTCGATGGCGGCCCCGGCCGGCGTGAAGCCGGTGAAGGTGATCTGGCCCGCGATGCTGCCGTTCGGCACCGGGCAGGTGACGGTGAAGTTGACCGTCGCGGTGCCGCCGTTGGTGACGGTGGCCGCCTGGCTGCCGGGGTTGGTGCAGCCGGCCGGCAGGCCGCCGGTGATGGCCACCGACGCCGGGCCGGTCGGGACGCTGGCGATCGCATACGCGCCCGCGCCGGCGGTGGTGCCCGGGAGGCTGGTGATGCCGCTGGTGGCAGTCACGGTCACGCCGTTGAGCGCGCCCAGCTGGGGCGAGGTCACGGTGCCGTCGATGGTGCCGGTCGGGGCCGGGCCGCTGTTCTGCAGGTCCGCCGCCACGATCAGGCGGGCGGTGAACTGGCCGACGGTCGGGTCGAGGTCAAAGCCGACGCCGCTCGCCGCCGTGGTCGAGCCCGGGAAGATCGGGCCCGCGAACTCCTCCCAGCGGAAGCAGTCCGAGCCGTTGCTCTGGCCGAACCCGCCGCCGCTGCCCTGCCCGCCGCTCCCGCCGCCGCCGTTGTTCGGCGGGGTGCAGGAGACGTCGTTGAAAAAGCTGTGGGGGGCGCCGTTCCAGTCGGTGCTCGGCGCCACCAGGCCGTAGCTCGGCAGGGTGACGATCACGTCGTTGCCCTGGCCGCCGGTGGCGGTGCCACCCGCGGTGACGGCCACCGCGATGTCGTAGGGGAACAGGATGGGGCCGGTGGTGCCGGCCGGGGGCGCCGGGAAGACGGTCGGGCCCACGAGCTGCACGCCGGAGAGCTTGTTGGTGATGTTCACGTCGAACGTCACCCGCACCTTGCCGGGCGCGAAGGCGCCGACGGCGGAGGCCACGAAGTTCGAGGTGGTGATGTTGACCACGTCACCACCGACCAGCGACAGATCCACGCCACGCAGGCTCGCGTCGATGTCCTCGCCGCGCAGGGCGCCGAGACCATTCTGGGTCCCGGTGAGCTGCGGGGCGCGGATCTTCACTTCGCCGGTGCGCACGTTGACGTCGGCGAGGAAGGCGGCGCGGGTGATCTGCGGGTTGGGCTGCGGGGTGCCGGGGAGCACCGGGCCAGCGCCCGTGTTGTCGGACGAGCACGCGCCGGCGACGACGGCGGTGGCGACGATCGCGCCGACCGACATCACACGCCGGGCCTGCCCACCGAGACGGCGGACCAACTGCATGGAACCTCCAGAGGAACTGATGGTGGAAGGACAGCGGCCCCGAACGGCCTCGGGACGGCCGGGCTCTCAAGCCGCGGGTAAAGTCGGCCGATAACAGCAAGGCCTCGCCGCGTCGCGGTATCGGTTGCGGCCACGAGCGGTCACGGGCGAGCGGGCCAAAGTCTGTGGGGAAGAAACGGGACCGTGATGTGGACTTGTGACATTCGTGAAGTGCCGGGGCGCCGCCACACCAACGGGGAGCGCCGCCCCCGGGACGCCACAGCGGCTGCCCGAACGCGGCGCGGATACGACACTCTGTCACGGCTCAGGGCAGCGTGAGGCTGCCCTCCACCCTCTGCAGGACACCGAGGTAGTTGAACGAGCCGAGCGCGGCGGTGCTGAGCACGCTGCTCAGGTAGAAGCGTGGCGTCGCGGTGTTGCCGCTGGCGCCCTTGGGCCGGAAGTTGATCGTCGCCACCGGCACGAGCCCGGTGTTCGGCGAGAGCGCCACCCCGGTGAAGCTCAGCTTGCACTTGCAGCCCCCGGTGGCGTTCGTGATGTTCGACGACCCGCCGCCACTGGCGAAGACCAGCGAGTGATATTCCAGGACCGCCGGGTCCCACACCAGTGAATCCACCACGTAGCTCCCCAGCGCCTCGGGCCCCGAGGTCTGCGGGATGTCCTGGCTCAGGTTGAGGGTCACCACGAGCGGGTAGGCGGCCAGGCCGGCGTTGAAACCGCCGAAGGCGCTGGTCCAGGTGATCGGCGTGACCGCCGCGCTGACCGTCACCGGGGCCTGGTCGGTGGCCGTGGCACCCTGATTGTCGGTGATGGTCAGCGTGGCCGTGTAGCTCCCCGCCGCGGCATAGCTCTTCGATGGGTTGGCCTGCGTGCTCGTGGTGCCGTCGCCGAAGGTCCAGCCGTAGCTGGCGATGCTGCCATCAGGATCCGACGAACCGGCGGAACTGAAGCTGATCGCCTGGCCCGCCGTGCCGGTGTACGGGCCGCCCGCCTGGGCCACCGGGCCCTGGTTGCCGCCGCCGGCCCCGGTGGCGAAGGTGTCTTCCACCACCCGGAACAGGGTGTCCAGGGTGACGCTGCCCGCCGCGTCCGCGATCGCCGCGATGCTGGTCCCGGTGATCGAGGAGCCGTTCCCGATCACGGTGAACGTGAAGCGCGCCGCGGACACCAGGCCCGTCGGCGGGGTGGCGGAGGTGGTGAAGTTGAGCCAAGAGATCTGGCCCGGCGTCCCCGTGCTCACCGTCAGGTTGTTCATCTGGGTCGGGGCGGGGGCGGTGCTGCTCACGTACTGCAGCACCGAGGGATTGAAGGTGGTGATCGCCTGCACCGCGCCGACGTTCTGGGAGGGCTGGGCCGAGGCGTCGAGGGTGATGTCGAGCGTGACGGTCTGGCCGCTGGAGGCGGTCTGCGGGGTGAATACGTTGCGGTAGGTGAACGGCTGCGCCCCGCCCCCCCCGCCCCCGGTGACGGTCACGGTGGCCTGGTCCGTCGCCGTGGCGCCCTGGTTGTCGGTCACCGTCAGGGTGGCGGTGTAGGTCCCCGCGGTGGCGTACACCTTGGAGGGGTTGGCCTGGGTGCTGGTCGTGCCGTCGCCGAAGGCCCACCCGTAGCTGGCGATGTTCCCGTCGGGGTCGCTGGATCCGGCCGAGCTGAAGCTGATGGCGCTCCCGGCACTGCCGGTGTACGGGCCGCCCGCCTGCGCCACCGGGTTCTGGTTGCCGCCGCCGGAGCCGGCCCCGACCGTGAAGGTGTCCTCCACCACGCGGAACTGGGTTTCGAGGGTCTGACTGCCATCGAAGTTGCCGATGGTCGCGATGCTGGATTGGGTGCGGGCGGTCTGTCCCGTGCTTCCCGCCACGGTGAAGGTGAACCGCGCCACCGGCACCACGCCCGTCGGCGGCGTGCTGCCGGTGCTGAAGTTGAGCCAGGTGATGGTGCCGGGGGTCCCGGTGTTCACCGTGAGGTTGTTCATCAGTGCGGGGGCCGGGGCGGTCGCGCTCACGTAGGTGAGCACCGCCGCGTCGTATTGCAGGCTCGCCTGCACCGCGCCCACGTCCTGCCCGCTCACCGCCGACAGGTCCAGGCTCACGTCGAGCGTGATGGTCTGCCCCGCCCCGGCCTGCGACGGCGTCCACACATTCCGCAGGATGAACGGCGCGTTCGGATTGCCGCCGCCCCTGGTGGGACACGACACCGCGAAGCTGACGGTGTCGGCGGAGAGCGGGGCCACCTGCACGCTCCGGCTCGCCACGCCGGACAGCAGGCAGGGTGCCTCCACATCGCTGATGGTGACCTCGTAGTCGCCCGGGCGCAGGTTGGCGAAGCCCTGCACGCCACCGAAGCCGCTCAGCGTGGTCGCCCCCAGGGCTGGCAGGGTGTCCCCGCTCACGATCCCCACGTAGTCCACCCGGTACCCGTCGGTATCCACGCTGTCGCCGGTGACGGTCACGCGCGCGGCCATCCGCCCGCGGGTGGGGTCCACGCACGACAGCGAGAACCCGATGCTGGTCCGGGTATTGAGGCCGGTATCCGCCACCACGGCGGTGCGCACGGAATCCCCGGCGGTGAAGGAGCAGGTGGGAAGCACGTCGCGCAGGGTCACCGTGTAGGTGCCCGCCGGCAGCGGGGAGAGCGTCTGCTGCGCCACCGATCCGAGTGCAATCGAGGTATCCAGGGGGCCGCTGATGTCCACCCGGTAGCCGTTGGGATCCTCGGCCCCCTGGGCCGTGCCCTGGAGCGCGGTGGACAGGACGAGGCCCGGAAGCGGGGGCGTGAGGGCGCCGGCCACGGTGCTGGGGCGGGATCGGTCGCCCACCTGGTCCACGGTGAGGATCCGGTAGCCGTAGTAGGTCTCCGGCGAGAGGCTCCCGTCGAAGTAGCTGGTGGCGCTCGGCGCCACCTCGGCCAGGAGCCTGAACTCGCCGTGCAGGTCCACCCGCCGTTCGATCCGCAGCAGCTGCAGGTCGGTCACCCCCGACGGGAGCGTCCATTCCAGCCGGATCGTACTGAGGTTGAGTGCCGTCGCACGCACCTCGGTCGGGGCATTGGCGCCGCCGAGGCCGAGTGATTCGCCGGCGCCACAGGCCCAGGCCACCAGGGCCAGGCCGAGGAGGGCCCACGGGCGGCGCCAGGACTTAGAAGACATCATAGGTCACTCCGACCGACCAGGAGGTGCCGATGGGCGCCCGGCGGGTCTGCACCCGGTTGCCGGAGCCCTCGAGGACCCAGCGGACCTGCTGGCCCGTCAGGTTGGTGCCGGAGACCGAGATCTTCATCGGCCCGAACCCCTGCTGCACCTTGGCGTCCAGGCTGTACCGGGCGCGCTCCAGGACGTTGGCCGGCCGGACATCGGGCTGCGACGGCTGGGCCCCGCCGTACCGGGCAATCCGCGTATCGAAGAAGTTGTACAGCAGCGAGATCGACGTGCGGGACGCCTCGTTGGCCCACGACAGCGAGCCGTTGAGCAGCAGCGGCGACTGTCCCTGCAGCCCCAGGCCCTTGGAGCCGCCGAAGCGGATCGGGTCGAGCGTGACCTCCGACTGCAGCATCGTGGCGTTGACGCCCACCGCAAGCCCACCCAGGAATCCGGGGAGGAAGTCGAGCGCGCGACGGCCCTCGAGCTCCACCCCGTAGTTGCGGGCGGTGCCGCCGTTGGCCGTGAAGGAGGTGCACACGTTGGCCGACTCCTGGATGACCTCGACCAGCGGGTCATCGAACCTCTTGTAGAAGCCGCTGATCGCGAAGAGCTCCGCGGGCCGGGGATAGAACTCCCAGCGGGCGTCGAGATTGAGGATCCGGGCGGGCCGGAGCCCGGGATCACCCGTGATGTCGCACTCGGAGCCGATCGGCACGTAGCGGTCGTTGACCAGCTCCCGCGGGTCGGGGCGCACCACCGAGCGGAAGCCGGCCAGGCGGATGTTGATCCGGTCGCTGAGGGACCAGGTCAGGTTCGCCGACCAGAGGTAGTCCCAGGGGCGGAGCCAGGTCACCGAGTCGGGGGCCTGCCGGCCGCCCTCGAAGACGTTGAGCCGCCAGTGCTCCACCCGCAGCCCCCCCACCACCCGCACCGACGGCAGCAGGGCCAGGTCGGCCATGCCGTAGAAGGCGGTGAGGTCGTCGTCCGAGGCGTAGGCCCCGCCGAAGTCGAGCGCCTGCCCCGTGAGGACGCTCCCCATGTTCTCCGGCGCGAAGAGCCGCTCCGGGGGGAGGCTCAGGATCGCCTCGTCGGTGGTCTGGGTGCGGATCTGCGTGTAGGACGACGTGAAGGTCCGGGGCTTGTCCCGCAGCAGGCCGCCGAACTTGAGGATCGCGTCCGATTCATGGCGCAGCGAGAAGGGCACCGTCAGGTCCGCCTGACCGGTGCGGATCTGGTCCTCGAGGTCGCGGGTCTGGAAGACGCTGAACTGGGACAGCGTCGGCAGCCCGGTATTCTTGATGTAGTTGGCCCGCCGCTGATCAGGCTCCCGCCGCCGCGCCAGGGCCAGGGTGCCCTTCCACTCCAGCCGGGAGCCGGCCAGGAACCCCAGCACGTGCTCGCCGGAGAGCTGCGACTGCATCAGCTCCCGCTCGACATACTGCACGCCATAGGTGTCGAAGATCGTGCTGTTCTCGGTGTTGTAGCCGGAGCCGTTGCTGAGGATCTCCTCGGCGTTCCGGGTGTAGAGGTTCTTCCAGCCCAGCTTGCTGCTGCTCCCCAGCCGGATGGAGAGGTTGGCCAGGGCGCCGACCTCGACCTCCGCGGCGCTCTCGTCGAGCACCCGGCCGTTGCCGCCCTGGCCGTCCTTGTTGGGGATGTAGGCGAGCAGCTTGCCGGGCGTGTAGCTGCGCTTGTTGCCGTAGGTGAGCGCGGCCGAGAAGCCGATCGGGAGGGCCTCACCGAACTGGCCGCCGATGTTCAGCGACACGCCGAGGTTGGGCGCCGCGTCCACCCGCCGCCCCGTCCACACGTTGCGGTAGGACTCGAGCGCGCGCTCGTTGAGGCGGCCGGCGATCGCGTCCGCGTTGGGGCGCCGCCGGGCATCGCCGAACCCGAAGAAGTCGCTGGTGGTCCGCGGCGCCTGGGCCATCGGCTGGAACGTGGTCAGGCTGTTGAACCCCTGGGACACCCCGACCTGCATCACCCAGTTCTCGGGGAAGTCCTTGGTGCGGATCTCCACCGACCCGCCCGCGAAGTCGCCCGGCTTGTCGGGCGTGGCGGTCTTGGCGGTGACGATCGACTCCAGCAGGCTGGCGGGGAAGATGTCGAGTGGCGCCACCTTCTTGAGGGGCTCCGGGCTCGGCAGGTCGGCGCCGTTGAGCGTGGTGTTGCTGTAGCGTTCGTTGAGGCCGCGGACCAGCACGAACTTCTTGTCGAACACCGTCACCCCGGTGACCCGCCGGATGACGTCGCTGCCGTCGGAGTCGGGACTGCGACTGATCGCCTCGGCGCTGATCCCGTCGCTCACGCCGGGAGCGGCCTGCTGCGCCGCGAGCAGCCCCGCGTCGGTCTTGGGGGCGGAGGGCACCGCGCCCTCGACCGCGAGTTCCTCGAGCTCCACGGCCTTCACCGAGAGCGCGAAATCCACCGTGATCGTCTGGCCGGCGATCACCTTCACGCTGTCCCGCCGCGTGGGGGAGTAGCCGATATAGGCCGCCAGCACGGACTGCAGGGTGGCCGGCACGGCCGCCGTCCGGTAGCGCCCGTCCAGGTCGGTCTCGACCACGCCCGGGATCCCCACCACCGAGACCCGCACCCCCTGGATGGGCCGGCCCGTCTCCCGGTCGATGATCCGTCCCGTGACACGACCGGTGGGCACCGGGGCCTGGGCGGCGGGCGCAGGGGTCGGCGCGGGCGCCGGCTCCTGGCCTTCCGCCGGCACGGCGGAGAAGAGCAGGAACAGCGCGGTGGTCGCGGGGAGGACAATCCGCATGGGGATTCGCTCGGGGCAGCGTGACGGGTGCGCCAGCATGATGCCGGAACCGGCGCGTGACGCCGGCCGGCGGAAGGCGAGGTAGTATCGCGCCCCCATGCGGGACTTCCAGCCCGATGCCGTCACGAGCTGGTCACGAGGAAGCGATGAGGTTCGTGACCCGCCGCCGCGTCACTCATGCTGGGCCAGGAGCGTGTCGGGCGGCGCATCCACCCGCCTCGCGTCGACGGGAACCCGTCCGGCGAGGAACCCGCGGACCGCCTCCTCGACCACCGCCGGCGAGCGCACCCACGGGAACAGCGCGCTGCCCGGCACCACCAGCAGGTGGCTCCCCGGCAGGCGCCCCGCCCAGCCGCGGGCGCCCCAGGCGAGGATCGGGGAGCCATCGCCGAGCAGCACCAGCGCCTCGCCCCCGAGGCGGGGGATCGAGTCCCACCAGTTCCAGGTGCCGATCGCCTGGTAGAACCGGCGCTGCTCGCCTTCGCGCGCGAGCAGCCGTGCGGGATCGCCGGCGCAGACCGCCGGGGCGAGCGCACGGACCACGGCAGGGTCGGTCTCCTCACTGGGTGACAGCGCGAAGCCCCAGTAGGCCCGGCAGTATCCCGCGGGGTCGGTGGTGTCGGCGCGGGCCGCGCGGGCCAGGCCGTGCCGCCGCTGGGCGGCGGTGTCGTGGGGCTGCCGGATCAGCTCGAAGACGAAGTTGGCCCGCTGGGGAAAGGGGGCCAGGAGGACACTGCGCGTCAGGTGCCCGGGAAAGCGCAACGCATGCTTGAGCAGCACCGCCGTGCCCCAGTGATGGCCCACCGCCGCGAAGCGTTC
The Gemmatimonadota bacterium DNA segment above includes these coding regions:
- a CDS encoding alpha/beta hydrolase: MSRRLPPDRGRLRALLTFLALALLACRAPAPPLAAEGMIAVPGGDSLHYRMVGAGPDTVLFLAGGPMLGVGYLQQAFGRLGDRHALLFLDLRGRGESPAVRSADALRLETDATDLEAVRQHFQLERFAAVGHHWGTAVLLKHALRFPGHLTRSVLLAPFPQRANFVFELIRQPHDTAAQRRHGLARAARADTTDPAGYCRAYWGFALSPSEETDPAVVRALAPAVCAGDPARLLAREGEQRRFYQAIGTWNWWDSIPRLGGEALVLLGDGSPILAWGARGWAGRLPGSHLLVVPGSALFPWVRSPAVVEEAVRGFLAGRVPVDARRVDAPPDTLLAQHE
- a CDS encoding PKD domain-containing protein — translated: MSWLNFTTSATPPTGLVSAARFTFTVIGNGSSITGTSIAAIADAAGSVTLDTLFRVVEDTFATGAGGGNQGPVAQAGGPYTGTAGQAISFSSAGSSDPDGSIASYGWTFGDGTTSTQANPSKSYAAAGSYTATLTITDNQGATATDQAPVTVSAAVTPITWTSAFGGFNAGLAAYPLVVTLNLSQDIPQTSGPEALGSYVVDSLVWDPAVLEYHSLVFASGGGSSNITNATGGCKCKLSFTGVALSPNTGLVPVATINFRPKGASGNTATPRFYLSSVLSTAALGSFNYLGVLQRVEGSLTLP
- a CDS encoding carboxypeptidase regulatory-like domain-containing protein, producing MQLVRRLGGQARRVMSVGAIVATAVVAGACSSDNTGAGPVLPGTPQPNPQITRAAFLADVNVRTGEVKIRAPQLTGTQNGLGALRGEDIDASLRGVDLSLVGGDVVNITTSNFVASAVGAFAPGKVRVTFDVNITNKLSGVQLVGPTVFPAPPAGTTGPILFPYDIAVAVTAGGTATGGQGNDVIVTLPSYGLVAPSTDWNGAPHSFFNDVSCTPPNNGGGGSGGQGSGGGFGQSNGSDCFRWEEFAGPIFPGSTTAASGVGFDLDPTVGQFTARLIVAADLQNSGPAPTGTIDGTVTSPQLGALNGVTVTATSGITSLPGTTAGAGAYAIASVPTGPASVAITGGLPAGCTNPGSQAATVTNGGTATVNFTVTCPVPNGSIAGQITFTGFTPAGAAIDGITVSATPTGGSAVSGNVTSTGALSISGVPINLSADGAVALGNLPAGCTAVPAGSYTGLTNGGSQTVNFTVPCVAPPAFYQYNGTAVDNGATVTISYTIDMTTRDDAAIPGADDISAIQGSFTYNSARLSAPVCGNVSGSGLTNGTFNTSTAGTIGFLNFTTTGIQTGVQGVLTCTFTDAGSGALTTLTTLTVAASDNGTDLLPNTQRNDIP
- a CDS encoding carboxypeptidase regulatory-like domain-containing protein, giving the protein MRIVLPATTALFLLFSAVPAEGQEPAPAPTPAPAAQAPVPTGRVTGRIIDRETGRPIQGVRVSVVGIPGVVETDLDGRYRTAAVPATLQSVLAAYIGYSPTRRDSVKVIAGQTITVDFALSVKAVELEELAVEGAVPSAPKTDAGLLAAQQAAPGVSDGISAEAISRSPDSDGSDVIRRVTGVTVFDKKFVLVRGLNERYSNTTLNGADLPSPEPLKKVAPLDIFPASLLESIVTAKTATPDKPGDFAGGSVEIRTKDFPENWVMQVGVSQGFNSLTTFQPMAQAPRTTSDFFGFGDARRRPNADAIAGRLNERALESYRNVWTGRRVDAAPNLGVSLNIGGQFGEALPIGFSAALTYGNKRSYTPGKLLAYIPNKDGQGGNGRVLDESAAEVEVGALANLSIRLGSSSKLGWKNLYTRNAEEILSNGSGYNTENSTIFDTYGVQYVERELMQSQLSGEHVLGFLAGSRLEWKGTLALARRREPDQRRANYIKNTGLPTLSQFSVFQTRDLEDQIRTGQADLTVPFSLRHESDAILKFGGLLRDKPRTFTSSYTQIRTQTTDEAILSLPPERLFAPENMGSVLTGQALDFGGAYASDDDLTAFYGMADLALLPSVRVVGGLRVEHWRLNVFEGGRQAPDSVTWLRPWDYLWSANLTWSLSDRINIRLAGFRSVVRPDPRELVNDRYVPIGSECDITGDPGLRPARILNLDARWEFYPRPAELFAISGFYKRFDDPLVEVIQESANVCTSFTANGGTARNYGVELEGRRALDFLPGFLGGLAVGVNATMLQSEVTLDPIRFGGSKGLGLQGQSPLLLNGSLSWANEASRTSISLLYNFFDTRIARYGGAQPSQPDVRPANVLERARYSLDAKVQQGFGPMKISVSGTNLTGQQVRWVLEGSGNRVQTRRAPIGTSWSVGVTYDVF